Proteins co-encoded in one Plasmodium reichenowi strain SY57 chromosome 10, whole genome shotgun sequence genomic window:
- a CDS encoding eukaryotic translation initiation factor 3 subunit 7, putative, with translation MSSFNLVGVINNRTWGPDSKNEELVNYCMPDIKKYQFEPSMKFERIGKVCDFTMNSYQKNTKDINKNPNDVNGFEEELQFQTVDLRTGQKQKGSIFNKKKLHNKQNTTQAFTQKQQEEDNLYSSRIKTAEQKKQKLLQQAKTARINARHRIFTEWSIEPTPLWTVECEMMFNELPKKIIKIDNLKVEDLFFKGKSLFYDKKIENINVKNPPLLFHHSKEGINLIPKTKEDNNLINILNSENRNKIITNEEDSNNKNNIIVISTDQILSCLMSCVQSKYSWHLLIKKKGNQIIIDKDDDSIIDLLTVNENSLDAPTQDNENKINSLQALGIEAVKINQRFRKQVILKNDIAEEFELGNFNIKNSKMNDILYRYRKFQIPPLVHSNNKKTYTLITRGEIHSQIKGVNKSYVYVCALNEYDIKSHKNWRSQIENQKGALLANEIRNNTSKLQKFISQALLSGCDDVKLGFISRKNANDPDNHHILSIQSHKTKDLSTQIGLKYDNMWGIFRFVIDNLAEKPNGNYVILKDPLKPLLRLYCTHEDSN, from the coding sequence ATGTCGAGTTTTAATTTGGTTGGAGTCATTAATAACAGAACGTGGGGACCTGATTCAAAAAATGAGGAACTTGTAAATTACTGTATGCCGgacataaaaaaataccAATTTGAACCATCTATGAAATTTGAAAGGATAGGAAAAGTGTGTGATTTTACTATGAATAGTTATCAAAAGAATACAAAggatataaataagaatCCTAATGATGTTAATGGCTTTGAAGAAGAGTTACAATTTCAGACTGTGGATTTGCGTACTGGTCAAAAACAGAAAGGTAGTATatttaataagaaaaaactacataataaacaaaatacTACACAAGCATTTACACAGAAACAACAAGAAGAAGATAATTTATATAGTAGTAGAATAAAAACAGCTGAACAAAAGAAACAGAAATTATTACAACAAGCGAAAACTGCCAGAATCAATGCTAGGCATAGAATCTTTACAGAATGGAGTATTGAACCCACACCATTATGGACGGTGGAATGTGAAATGATGTTTAATGAATTACctaagaaaataataaaaattgataatttaaaagtagaagatttatttttcaaaggaaaaagtttattttatgataaGAAAATAGAAAACATAAATGTTAAGAACCCacctttattatttcatcaCAGTAAAGAAGGAATAAACTTAATACCCAAAACTAAAGAAGacaataatttaataaatatattaaacaGCGAAAACcgaaataaaataattacaaaTGAGGAAGattctaataataaaaataatattattgttattagTACGGATCAAATATTATCTTGTCTCATGTCATGTGTACAATCTAAATATTCTTGGCATTTgcttattaaaaaaaaaggaaatcAAATCATAATAGATAAGGATGATGATTCTATAATAGATTTATTAACCGTTAATGAAAATTCTTTAGATGCCCCAACACaagataatgaaaataaaattaatagtTTACAAGCATTAGGTATAGAAGCTGTTAAAATAAATCAGAGATTTAGAAAACAGgttatattaaaaaatgatattgCCGAAGAATTTGAACTTGGGAactttaatataaaaaatagtaaaatgaatgatatattatatagatataGAAAATTTCAAATACCACCATTAGTAcatagtaataataaaaaaacatatacatTAATAACAAGAGGAGAAATACATTCACAAATTAAAGGTGTTAACAAATCATATGTTTATGTTTGTGcattaaatgaatatgatataaaaagtCACAAAAATTGGAGGTCACAAATTGAAAACCAAAAAGGAGCTCTACTAGCTAATGAAATACGTAATAATACATCtaaattacaaaaatttATATCACAAGCATTATTAAGTGGTTGTGATGACGTTAAGCTAGGTTTTATTTCAAGAAAAAATGCTAATGATCCTGATAATCATCATATTCTTTCCATACAATCACATAAAACAAAAGATTTATCAACACAAATCGGACTcaaatatgataatatgtGGGGTATCTTTAGATTTGTTATTGATAACTTAGCCGAAAAACCAAATGGTAATTATGTTATCTTAAAGGACCCACTCAAACCTTTACTAAGATTATACTGTACTCATGAGGACAGCAATTAA